ttttttcaataaaaagtacgttttcggaaattcatttccgaaacaaggggtattttggtaaattcgccagaggtgtTTAAGAAggataggaggtgggtaaagaaatttccatatTTATTAATATGGAATTTGAGCGTGTTCTTAGTTTCTTTGATGAAGACGGTGACGGAAAGATTTCACCgattaatatacttcaccccctgccaatatagcgagtttcggtttgacccccttgaatgttttttttagcaaacgccccttataaaacccaaaacctGGATTTACCAAACCCTTTTACCATATTTGTTGACTGGGATTTGATTTAATTGGTGATGTGGCAAAAGCTACTTGATGACATGGCCATTAGAACAACATCACTCCTatcatcacttccaccatcaccatcaccaccaccaccaccactacCTCTCTACTTCCTTCACTCTCTGAAAATAGCCATTAGAACAACAACACAaacagcatcatcatcatcatcatcatattccATGTATCCTGCCTCTTTAAAACGGCTTGTGCTGTGTGGGTAACAAACTCTGTAAACTGTTTTTAACTGCATATTCCAATATATACATGATGTTTTGAAACACAaacagcatcatcatcatcagcacAGCAACgtaaacaacatcatcatcatcagcttCCATTAACCGAGTAAAACGACAATGGTCAGCTTTCAAATATTTTACTTGCAATGGAATATAATTAACagggttttttttataaaacataattaaagTATTTGCTCAACAAGACACAAACGGCATTTAAACACAGGTACCAAatattaattgtattaaataatggcATTCATATCCCATCCATGGCATACAATTATATATGGAGACCACAACCGATCATTTCTCATGCCAGTATAGAAAAGTGACAACTACTCCTCTTATTTTAATCACATCAACAATAACTTAATACTGAAAACAATGATTGATAGTATTCTTCCATTGCCAGTATAATATATTCTGCATGCTTTTTTATACCTCCAATTTTTTATACTCATCATTTCTCAACCACAATCATGGATAATGCTAGAAAATTCCACCACGTTATTGTCACAATTTTCTTTACGTTATACCTATAACTCATAGTCACATATATGTGATTTTCTTTGTGTATGTGATTTTTGGTATTTCTGGGTCTGCTTTATTCTTAGCAAAGGAGATATCTTGCTTGATTCTCAACTCTTGCCATCATCAACTACTCTTGCcattaaagaaaaggaaagaaaggtTGAAGAATGTTGGCATGGACAGTGATGGTAGTAAGAAAATGAAGAGTAAGATGAAGACGAAGTTGAATACGAAAATAGAATTCATTTTTAGGACTCTGTTTGCTCAGTCTCTTGTGTCTACTTGCCTTCCAATTAAGGTCAGATTCATTCGAACCAACTTGGATCCTTCCTGACATGCAAGCAATCACTAAAATGAGCAGCAGCGTAGGAAAGGTTGTGTGCGTCACCGATGCTTCCGGTTACATCGCTTCATGGATCGTCAAATTTCTTCTCCACGGTGGTTACACCGTTAAAGCCACCGTCAGAGACCCAAGTATattatcttttttcttcatttcttcaataattattattatcttcTATTCCATTTCATAACCGATATTGCATTTTCAGATGATCCCAAAAAGATCGACCACTTGCTTAAACTCGACGGCGCTAAGGAGAGACTGCAACTCTTCAAAGCAAATCTACTCGAAGAAGGTTCTTTCGATTCCGTTGTTCAAGGCTGTTATGGTGTTTTTCATACTGCATCTCCTTTTTATCATGATGTTAAGGATCCTCAGGCTGAATTGATTGATCCTGCTTTGAAGGGGACTCTCAGTGTTCTCAAATCATGTGCTAAATCACCATCTCTTAAGCGTGTTGTTTTAACCTCTTCTATGGCTGCTGTTgcatacaatggaaagccacgtACTCcggatgttgttgttgatgatactTGGTTTACTGATCCTGATCTCTCTAGGGAATCAAATGTATGTGCCTACACATGTTTTCTTCTGATGCTTAGAAATATGTTTAACATATGGAGGGTGTTTTTGTGTTCTGGTATGGGAAGAAGTGGAAGTGAAGAAACAGTGATGGAGAAGAAGGAAAGGTGTGAATTTTTGTTGGCATGTACAGAggataatttgttttttatttttggaaaatgGGTGTTATGTTAAATTAATATGTTATTATTAATGcttttaaattcaattaattatttatacaacTCTTAATGCCACATCATCCAAAGTCAAAGCTCAGTCAGCAAAGCAAATGTGGTAAAAGTGTTTGGTAAATCCaggttttgggttttataaggggcgtttgctaaaaaaaacatttaagggggtcaaaccgaaactcgctatattggccgggggtgaagtatattaaaccctatttATTAGTAATATGGAATTTGAGCGTGTTCTTAGTTTCTTTGATGAAGACGGTGACGGAAAGATTTCACCGATTGAGTTAAGGAGTCGAATGGCGAAGATTAGTGGAGAGTTTGAATTGCAAGAAGCCGAAATTGCGATTGAGTAATTGGATTCGGATGGTGATGGCTTATTGACTTTGGAGGATTTGATAACGCTAATGGAATCAGTGAGTGAGGatgaaaaattgaaggatttgaaGGAAGCATTTGAAATGTATGATAATGAAGGGTGTGGGTTCATAACACCAAAGAGTTTGAAGAGGATGTTGAAGAAATTGGGAGATTCAAAGTCCATTAAAGAATGTAAATTGATGATTGGAAGGTTTGATTTGAATGGGGATGGTGTGCTTAGTTTTGATGAATtcagaattatgatgaaataacTATGTTGTTGTATCTATAGGCTGCTGTGAAtttcattcattcttttgtaaATTGTCATACTAAAGATTACTTTTATGCTCTTTAAATGAAATTTTATACAAATCAGTTTTTCAAATGAGAAATGATGTTTCCAcgtctaacttttttttttatcagaTAAGGAGTACTttaatttttaagtttatttttaaaatttgcgcATGTATCATATGCAGTGTTTTGAAAGTCAAACTGGACCGGTTGTTCGAATCGAGAATGGAAGCAATCATCAGTTTAGTCTGATTGTTGGATCAAATAAATTGTTGAACTGATGAAAATTGATCAAAATCGTTCAAGGGATCATCAGTTTAGTCTAATTGTTGGATCAGATAAACTATTGAACTGGTGAAAATCGATCAAAACCGttcaaaatcaataaaaaattgaaGAATCAACCGTTTTAAAAAACATACAGGTTAAATGCAtacctttttttataaaaattgttctGGAATGGGCTGAAGTTTGGCCCAAACACTGCGAGAGGCCCAAATTCATCCTGACCTAAGAGAAGACCCTGCCTAACTCCTCGTCACCAGGGCTTGTACCTGCCCGTACACCGGGCATGTGCCGCACTAGGTTTAACCCGATAAGTCCGCAAGTCCCTCGGGATGGATTTTGGGCCGAGCGGGACTTCCTACCAAGTCCCGAGCAGGTGCTCCCTGTGAGCACCTCCACCGACCCCTTTTCTCCGAGGACCCCCTCCTCGTAG
This genomic stretch from Vicia villosa cultivar HV-30 ecotype Madison, WI unplaced genomic scaffold, Vvil1.0 ctg.000195F_1_1_1, whole genome shotgun sequence harbors:
- the LOC131625206 gene encoding cinnamoyl-CoA reductase CAD2-like produces the protein MSSSVGKVVCVTDASGYIASWIVKFLLHGGYTVKATVRDPNDPKKIDHLLKLDGAKERLQLFKANLLEEGSFDSVVQGCYGVFHTASPFYHDVKDPQAELIDPALKGTLSVLKSCAKSPSLKRVVLTSSMAAVAYNGKPRTPDVVVDDTWFTDPDLSRESNVCAYTCFLLMLRNMFNIWRVFLCSGMGRSGSEETVMEKKERCEFLLACTEDNLFFIFGKWVLC